A genomic region of Dermochelys coriacea isolate rDerCor1 chromosome 18, rDerCor1.pri.v4, whole genome shotgun sequence contains the following coding sequences:
- the SZRD1 gene encoding SUZ domain-containing protein 1 isoform X1, protein MEDEEVAESWEEAADSGSNPNDYDMQSLPSGAQLLVNFHLEKHYGQEIDRRLEKKLKITQKESRKSKSPPKVPIVIQDDSLPSGPPPQIRILKRPTTNGVLSNPNSVSRPAYPVKSLAQREAEYAEARKRILGSASPEEEQEKPILDRPTRISQPEDSRQPNNVIRQPLGPDGSQGFKQRR, encoded by the exons ATGGAAGATGAGGAGGTCGCTGAGAGCTGGGAGGAGGCGGCCGACAGCGGG AGCAACCCCAATGACTACGACATGCAGAGCTTACCCAGTGGAGCGCAACTGCTTGTCAATTTCCATCTGGAGAAGCACTATGGGCAG GAAATAGATAGACGGTTGGAAAAGAAACTGAAGATTACACAAAAGGAAAG CAGAAAATCAAAATCTCCTCCTAAAGTGCCGATTGTCATTCAGGACGACAGCCTTCCCTCAGGTCCTCCTCCACAGATCAGGATCTTAAAGAGGCCCACAACTAATGGTGTGCTTAGTAACCCCAACTCTGTGAGCAGACCAGCTTATCCAGTAAAGTCTCTGGCACAGAGAGAAGCAGAATACGCAGAAGCCAGAAAACGAATTCTGGGCAGCGCAAGTCCAGAAGAGGAACAGGAGAAACCCATTCTAGACAG GCCAACAAGGATCTCCCAGCCAGAAGATTCCAGGCAGCCCAATAATGTGATACGGCAGCCACTGGGCCCTGATGGTTCACAAGGCTTCAAACAACGCAGATAG
- the SZRD1 gene encoding SUZ domain-containing protein 1 isoform X5, which yields MEDEEVAESWEEAADSGEIDRRLEKKLKITQKERKSKSPPKVPIVIQDDSLPSGPPPQIRILKRPTTNGVLSNPNSVSRPAYPVKSLAQREAEYAEARKRILGSASPEEEQEKPILDRPTRISQPEDSRQPNNVIRQPLGPDGSQGFKQRR from the exons ATGGAAGATGAGGAGGTCGCTGAGAGCTGGGAGGAGGCGGCCGACAGCGGG GAAATAGATAGACGGTTGGAAAAGAAACTGAAGATTACACAAAAGGAAAG AAAATCAAAATCTCCTCCTAAAGTGCCGATTGTCATTCAGGACGACAGCCTTCCCTCAGGTCCTCCTCCACAGATCAGGATCTTAAAGAGGCCCACAACTAATGGTGTGCTTAGTAACCCCAACTCTGTGAGCAGACCAGCTTATCCAGTAAAGTCTCTGGCACAGAGAGAAGCAGAATACGCAGAAGCCAGAAAACGAATTCTGGGCAGCGCAAGTCCAGAAGAGGAACAGGAGAAACCCATTCTAGACAG GCCAACAAGGATCTCCCAGCCAGAAGATTCCAGGCAGCCCAATAATGTGATACGGCAGCCACTGGGCCCTGATGGTTCACAAGGCTTCAAACAACGCAGATAG
- the SZRD1 gene encoding SUZ domain-containing protein 1 isoform X4 gives MEDEEVAESWEEAADSGEIDRRLEKKLKITQKESRKSKSPPKVPIVIQDDSLPSGPPPQIRILKRPTTNGVLSNPNSVSRPAYPVKSLAQREAEYAEARKRILGSASPEEEQEKPILDRPTRISQPEDSRQPNNVIRQPLGPDGSQGFKQRR, from the exons ATGGAAGATGAGGAGGTCGCTGAGAGCTGGGAGGAGGCGGCCGACAGCGGG GAAATAGATAGACGGTTGGAAAAGAAACTGAAGATTACACAAAAGGAAAG CAGAAAATCAAAATCTCCTCCTAAAGTGCCGATTGTCATTCAGGACGACAGCCTTCCCTCAGGTCCTCCTCCACAGATCAGGATCTTAAAGAGGCCCACAACTAATGGTGTGCTTAGTAACCCCAACTCTGTGAGCAGACCAGCTTATCCAGTAAAGTCTCTGGCACAGAGAGAAGCAGAATACGCAGAAGCCAGAAAACGAATTCTGGGCAGCGCAAGTCCAGAAGAGGAACAGGAGAAACCCATTCTAGACAG GCCAACAAGGATCTCCCAGCCAGAAGATTCCAGGCAGCCCAATAATGTGATACGGCAGCCACTGGGCCCTGATGGTTCACAAGGCTTCAAACAACGCAGATAG
- the SZRD1 gene encoding SUZ domain-containing protein 1 isoform X2 — protein MEDEEVAESWEEAADSGSNPNDYDMQSLPSGAQLLVNFHLEKHYGQEIDRRLEKKLKITQKERKSKSPPKVPIVIQDDSLPSGPPPQIRILKRPTTNGVLSNPNSVSRPAYPVKSLAQREAEYAEARKRILGSASPEEEQEKPILDRPTRISQPEDSRQPNNVIRQPLGPDGSQGFKQRR, from the exons ATGGAAGATGAGGAGGTCGCTGAGAGCTGGGAGGAGGCGGCCGACAGCGGG AGCAACCCCAATGACTACGACATGCAGAGCTTACCCAGTGGAGCGCAACTGCTTGTCAATTTCCATCTGGAGAAGCACTATGGGCAG GAAATAGATAGACGGTTGGAAAAGAAACTGAAGATTACACAAAAGGAAAG AAAATCAAAATCTCCTCCTAAAGTGCCGATTGTCATTCAGGACGACAGCCTTCCCTCAGGTCCTCCTCCACAGATCAGGATCTTAAAGAGGCCCACAACTAATGGTGTGCTTAGTAACCCCAACTCTGTGAGCAGACCAGCTTATCCAGTAAAGTCTCTGGCACAGAGAGAAGCAGAATACGCAGAAGCCAGAAAACGAATTCTGGGCAGCGCAAGTCCAGAAGAGGAACAGGAGAAACCCATTCTAGACAG GCCAACAAGGATCTCCCAGCCAGAAGATTCCAGGCAGCCCAATAATGTGATACGGCAGCCACTGGGCCCTGATGGTTCACAAGGCTTCAAACAACGCAGATAG
- the SZRD1 gene encoding SUZ domain-containing protein 1 isoform X3, with protein MTESRSSSYPSGLFQCNCTRDTREIDRRLEKKLKITQKESRKSKSPPKVPIVIQDDSLPSGPPPQIRILKRPTTNGVLSNPNSVSRPAYPVKSLAQREAEYAEARKRILGSASPEEEQEKPILDRPTRISQPEDSRQPNNVIRQPLGPDGSQGFKQRR; from the exons ATGACTGAATCAAGGAGCAGCAGCTACCCCAGTGGTCTGTTCCAGTGTAATTGTACCAGAGACACTCGg GAAATAGATAGACGGTTGGAAAAGAAACTGAAGATTACACAAAAGGAAAG CAGAAAATCAAAATCTCCTCCTAAAGTGCCGATTGTCATTCAGGACGACAGCCTTCCCTCAGGTCCTCCTCCACAGATCAGGATCTTAAAGAGGCCCACAACTAATGGTGTGCTTAGTAACCCCAACTCTGTGAGCAGACCAGCTTATCCAGTAAAGTCTCTGGCACAGAGAGAAGCAGAATACGCAGAAGCCAGAAAACGAATTCTGGGCAGCGCAAGTCCAGAAGAGGAACAGGAGAAACCCATTCTAGACAG GCCAACAAGGATCTCCCAGCCAGAAGATTCCAGGCAGCCCAATAATGTGATACGGCAGCCACTGGGCCCTGATGGTTCACAAGGCTTCAAACAACGCAGATAG